A window of Vigna unguiculata cultivar IT97K-499-35 chromosome 4, ASM411807v1, whole genome shotgun sequence contains these coding sequences:
- the LOC114182308 gene encoding heat stress transcription factor B-2a-like, whose product MAPPPPVEHNADSTTTASAAADSQRSIPTPFLTKTFQLVDDQSIDDVISWNDDGSTFIVWNPTVFARDLLPKYFKHNNFSSFVRQLNTYGFRKVVPDRWEFSNECFRRGEKRLLSEIQRRKISLPAPSTSLSPTAPATVAVPSPMPLTAIPIISPSNSGEEQVISSNSSPSLAPAELIDENERLRKENVQLTKELSEMRSLCNNIYALMSNYANANGNGNGSYQTDGGAGGAQGSRESGMTAVKPLDLMPTKRISGEDAAELNPKLFGVAIGAKRAREGGGSGGDCGEEGGRANKDTLLRLHHPGPADVKSEPLDCQNHRENQETPWLSQCHIANQRVCH is encoded by the exons ATGGCTCCGCCGCCTCCGGTGGAACACAACGCTGACTCCACTACCACCGCCTCTGCCGCCGCAGACTCTCAGAGATCCATTCCCACACCGTTTCTCACCAAAACCTTTCAACTCGTCGACGACCAATCCATCGACGATGTTATCTCCTGGAACGACGACGGATCAACGTTCATCGTCTGGAACCCTACCGTCTTCGCCAGAGACTTGCttcctaaatattttaaacacaaCAATTTCTCCAGCTTCGTTCGCCAGCTCAACACTTAC GGATTCAGGAAGGTCGTACCTGATCGGTGGGAATTCTCGAACGAGTGTTTCCGCCGTGGCGAGAAGCGGCTTCTGAGCGAAATTCAACGGCGGAAGATCTCGTTGCCGGCGCCTTCGACGTCGCTGTCTCCGACGGCTCCGGCGACGGTTGCTGTTCCGTCGCCGATGCCGTTGACTGCGATTCCGATCATTTCGCCGTCGAACTCCGGCGAGGAGCAGGTGATATCATCGAACTCGTCACCGTCGCTCGCACCGGCGGAGCTCATCGACGAGAACGAGAGGCTTAGGAAAGAGAACGTTCAGTTGACGAAAGAGCTCTCGGAGATGAGATCGCTCtgcaataatatttatgctCTCATGTCAAATTACGCGAACGCCAACGGTAACGGTAACGGAAGTTACCAAACGGACGGCGGTGCTGGTGGCGCTCAGGGAAGTAGGGAGTCCGGCATGACTGCGGTGAAGCCGCTCGATTTGATGCCGACGAAACGGATCTCCGGGGAGGACGCAGCGGAGTTGAATCCGAAGCTGTTCGGTGTGGCGATTGGAGCGAAGCGCGCGAGGGAAGGAGGAGGAAGCGGTGGAGATTGTGGAGAAGAAGGAGGTAGAGCAAATAAAGATACGCTGCTGCGTCTTCATCATCCGGGTCCTGCGGACGTAAAATCTGAACCGTTGGATTGCCAAAACCACCGCGAGAATCAGGAAACGCCGTGGTTGAGTCAGTGTCACATAGCAAATCAGAGGGTTTGTCATTGA
- the LOC114180889 gene encoding cation/H(+) antiporter 15-like, which yields MTDTIPACYNVSIVNPNQFWKTDKVWKTELPILAIQISFTVLLSRLFSIIYKPLHQTRLISQISVGFLLTPPLLGRFTTIFEFIFPVNGIVNVEVLSHIGLIYYAFLSGLEMNLNNILNVNKKAASIAIAGIIFPILVAPCLYVLFRKVYGHSTMFPLEESTNNAYILWTLILTVTGFPVVAHTLSELKLLYTGLGKEALTAAMISDTYGWILFILFVPFSINGKGVIYTVLCTILFIVVCIFVVRPLIQWFIDRKADKDEWNDNQLLFIIMGVLACSCISDFLGSHAIVGAFVFGLILPHGKFAELFMSISDDFVGGFLVPLFFSGTGMRLMLIAIFSQESWPYIILIIILLCAIKILSTLFVTFFFGMRILDGLTLGLILNNKGAMALIMLNIAWDKMIFSVPTYAVITSAVLLMTIVVSPVINVVYKPRQKFEQNKLKTIQKLRVDAELRIIACVHNTRQAASMISIIECFNATRVSPVHVFALYLVELTGRVAALVATHIGKFCCQFGEQNLTRSQEELESIHNTIDALGEAYDAIRVETLNVVSAYTTIHEDIYHSAEEKRTSLILLPFHKQLTLEVTSVVYKDINQNVMQGAPCSVGIFIDRDFGLVPKINLHICVVFVGGPDDREALAIAWRMARRSGTQLSVVRILLLGEAAEVDALVHDEAQGILSTVIDTDKQKELDEEYISTFRLTVVNNNDSISYSEIDVHSGQDIPTVLNEIEKFGCDIYIVGQGNCRNSKVFSKLLEWCECLELGVIGDILVSNNFGSRSSVLVVQQYGYGGMDFGNNLNQKAINKDIFKSVV from the exons ATGACGGACACAATACCTGCATGTTACAATGTTTCCATAGTTAATCCTAATCAATTTTGGAAAACCGATAAAGTCTGGAAAACAGAGCTTCCTATTCTGGCAATTCAAATTTCTTTTACTGTTTTGTTATCTCGTCTCTTTTCTATAATCTACAAACCACTGCATCAAACTCGTCTCATTTCACAAATCTCA GTTGGTTTCCTACTTACACCGCCATTACTTGGAAGATTCACAACAATTTTTGAGTTCATTTTTCCGGTAAATGGGATTGTCAACGTTGAGGTCCTTTCCCACATTGGTCTCATTTATTATGCATTCCTTAGTGGATTAGAGATGAACTTAAATAACATTCTAAATGTGAACAAGAAAGCAGCAAGCATCGCAATTGCTGGGATCATTTTTCCCATACTCGTTGCACCATGCTTATATGTTTTGTTTCGAAAAGTTTATGGACATAGTACGATGTTTCCCCTTGAAGAAAGTACAAATAATGCTTATATACTTTGGACTTTAATTCTCACTGTTACAGGTTTTCCTGTGGTAGCACACACACTTTCTGAGCTTAAGCTCCTTTATACTGGTCTCGGTAAAGAGGCTTTAACAGCAGCCATGATTAGTGACACCTATGGTTGgattcttttcattttatttgttccATTTTCAATTAATGGTAAAGGAGTTATCTACACCGTGTTATGCACGATATTATTCATTGTTGTGTGCATCTTTGTTGTACGTCCACTCATTCAATGGTTTATTGATCGCAAGGCAGACAAAGATGAATGGAATGATAACCAATTGCTCTTCATAATCATGGGGGTTTTAGCTTGTTCATGTATTTCAGATTTTCTTGGTTCACATGCCATTGTTGGGGCTTTTGTTTTTGGACTAATTTTACCTCATGGGAAATTTGCTGAATTATTCATGTCAATTTCAGATGATTTTGTTGGCGGATTTTTAGTACCACTCTTCTTTAGTGGAACTGGGATGAGACTTATGTTGATCGCAATTTTCTCCCAAGAAAGTTGGCCctatataattttgattataatCTTATTGTGTGCTATAAAGATTTTAAGCACTTTATTTGTCACATTTTTCTTTGGTATGCGTATTCTAGATGGTTTGACCTTGGGCttgattttgaataataaagGTGCCATGGCATTAATAATGTTGAACATTGCTTGGGACAAAATG ATATTTTCTGTACCTACCTATGCTGTTATAACTTCTGCTGTTCTTCTGATGACAATAGTTGTGTCTCCGGTCATAAATGTCGTCTATAAACCAAGACAGAAATTTGAACAGAATAAGCTAAAGACCATACAAAAACTAAGAGTTGATGCAGAGCTTCGAATTATAGCATGTGTTCATAATACTCGCCAAGCTGCAAGCATGATTAGCATAATTGAATGTTTTAATGCCACAAGAGTTTCCCCTGTGCATGTTTTTGCCTTGTACCTTGTCGAACTTACTGGACGTGTTGCTGCCCTAGTTGCTACACATATAGGGAAGTTTTGTTGCCAATTTGGAGAACAAAACCTGACCAGGTCACAAGAAGAGTTAGAAAGCATTCACAACACAATTGATGCACTTGGAGAGGCATATGATGCTATTAGAGTTGAGACCTTAAATGTGGTGTCAGCATATACAACTATTCATGAGGACATATACCACTCAGCAGAGGAGAAACGCACAAGCTTAATTCTTCTTCCGTTTCACAAACAATTAACTTTAGAAGTAACCAGTGTTGTATACAAAGATATAAACCAAAATGTAATGCAAGGTGCCCCCTGCTCCGTGGGAATATTTATTGATCGGGATTTTGGGTTAGTTCCCAAAATTAACCTTCATATTTGTGTGGTCTTTGTTGGGGGCCCTGATGATCGTGAAGCCTTAGCCATTGCATGGAGGATGGCAAGACGTTCAGGAACACAACTCTCAGTGGTTCGGATTCTTCTCCTGGGTGAAGCGGCAGAAGTAGATGCTTTAGTTCATGATGAAGCACAAGGGATATTATCTACGGTAATAGATACAGACAAACAAAAAGAGTTAGATGAAGAGTATATAAGCACATTTAGACTTACAGTAGTTAACAATAATGATTCAATATCCTACTCAGAGATTGATGTTCATAGTGGTCAAGATATTCCTACAGTTCTGAATGAGATAGAAAAATTTGGTTGTGATATTTACATAGTTGGACAAGGAAACTGTAGGAATTCTAAGGTCTTCTCGAAATTGTTGGAGTGGTGTGAGTGCTTAGAACTTGGAGTTATTGGGGACATTTTGGTGTCAAACAACTTTGGTTCACGATCGTCTGTGCTAGTTGTTCAACAATATGGATATGGGGGAATGGATTTTGGAAATAATCTTAATCAGAAGGCCATTAACAAAGACATCTTTAAGTCTGTCGTTTGA